The following proteins come from a genomic window of Brachyspira pilosicoli:
- a CDS encoding rhamnan synthesis F family protein, which yields MKKILTLFAGYDKYNIIDEYVIYYIKELKKISDIIYASNCYFDDKELKKISDYCITTICTPHGEYDFGSYKRAYLYAKEQHLFEKYDYILICNDSCYGPFCDLNNIIDKMLKHDFSGVYMTTHKMMANNDNIALFFTTISKNIFLSDYFDNFMCSIKKENDKFDIIRKYEIGLSKLILDHNIELYSIYLGASNIETLYSDPLFLIKNGFPFLKKGTLEGKYEKVPISDFKSIMQIIKNNYDINLIVNHLNRVSNKEQINYLFYVGGTSNKNLISDKILSITNQYSVSGKHQTIYKIFNSIKITINHKEVIPNNFNFLLGK from the coding sequence ATGAAAAAAATACTTACATTATTTGCTGGATATGATAAATATAATATTATAGATGAATACGTAATTTATTATATTAAAGAATTAAAAAAAATTTCTGATATAATATATGCCTCAAATTGTTATTTTGATGATAAAGAATTAAAAAAAATTTCTGATTATTGTATAACTACAATATGTACACCACATGGAGAATATGATTTTGGTTCCTATAAAAGAGCTTATTTATATGCTAAAGAACAACATTTATTTGAAAAATATGATTATATATTAATTTGTAATGATTCTTGTTATGGACCATTTTGTGATTTAAACAATATAATAGATAAAATGCTTAAACATGATTTTTCTGGTGTATATATGACCACGCATAAAATGATGGCTAATAATGATAATATAGCATTATTTTTTACAACTATTTCTAAAAATATATTTTTATCAGATTACTTTGATAATTTTATGTGTTCTATAAAAAAAGAAAATGATAAATTTGATATTATTAGAAAATATGAAATAGGATTATCTAAGTTAATACTAGATCATAATATAGAATTGTATTCAATATATTTAGGGGCTTCTAATATAGAAACTCTTTATTCAGATCCATTATTTTTAATAAAAAATGGATTTCCTTTCTTAAAGAAAGGCACATTAGAGGGCAAATATGAAAAAGTACCAATTTCTGATTTTAAATCTATTATGCAAATAATAAAAAATAATTATGATATTAATTTAATAGTTAACCACTTAAATAGGGTCTCTAATAAAGAACAAATTAATTATTTATTCTATGTAGGAGGAACCTCAAATAAAAATTTAATATCAGATAAAATATTATCTATAACTAATCAATATTCTGTTAGCGGAAAACATCA